Proteins from one Chelonia mydas isolate rCheMyd1 chromosome 14, rCheMyd1.pri.v2, whole genome shotgun sequence genomic window:
- the LOC119567511 gene encoding CMRF35-like molecule 7 isoform X4 has protein sequence MRVLPVLFWILLKGYFHGLAALELTGPRAVSGLGGRSVSVPCQYHEGYQETPKYWCSGIIWQSCSKVVETTGSEAEVKWDRASIRDNHTLRMFTVTIENLTLGDTGIYWCGINLRSKSDFNSPVSVTVLQVAPKPEMSHPTQQSSNFSSGPELESRRYQLSNHFIPLLLLGFLKTSIFLCLVCAAIWVSVQNKRNSKKLVPDGHAHDLPHSEVRNGAEPAEVSRPQPCVSAQPPNELDFLTQVRMWNSSSEVYQATLV, from the exons tgaCTGGCCCAAGGGCAGTGAGTGGGCTAGGGGGCAGGTCAGTGTCTGTGCCATGTCAGTACCATGAAGGATATCAGGAAACTCCAAAATATTGGTGCAGTGGAATAATTTGGCAGAGCTGCTCTAAAGTGGTTGAGACCACAGGGTCGGAGGCCGAGGTGAAGTGGGACAGAGCCTCCATCAGAGACAATCACACCCTGCGCATGTTCACAGTGACCATTGAGAACCTGACACTGGGAGACACTGGGATTTACTGGTGTGGTATAAATCTAagaagcaaaagtgattttaattcCCCTGTTAGCGTGACTGTTCTCCAAG TTGCACCAAAACCAGAGATGTCGCATCCCACACAGCAGAGTAGTAACTTCTCCTCAGGACCAGAGCTGGAGTCCAGAAG ATACCAACTCAGCAACCATTTCATCCCTTTGCTACTCCTGGGCTTCTTGAAGACCTCCATTTTCCTGTGCCTAGTCTGTGCTGCAATCTGGGTGAGCGTACAGAACAAGAGAAACTCCAAGAAGCTGGTGCCCGATGGACATG CTCATGACCTGCCTCATTCAGAGGTTAGGAATGGAGCAGAACCAGCAGAGGTTAGCAGACCACAGCCCTGTGTATCTGCCCAACCACCGAATGAGCTCGATTTTCTCACACAAGTGAGAATGTGGAACAGCTCCAGTGAAGTCTATCaagctacactggtgtaa
- the LOC119567511 gene encoding CMRF35-like molecule 7 isoform X3 yields the protein MRVLPVLFWILLKGYFHGLAALELTGPRAVSGLGGRSVSVPCQYHEGYQETPKYWCSGIIWQSCSKVVETTGSEAEVKWDRASIRDNHTLRMFTVTIENLTLGDTGIYWCGINLRSKSDFNSPVSVTVLQEFFYSTPYPSLSFPPSPVAPKPEMSHPTQQSSNFSSGPELESRRYQLSNHFIPLLLLGFLKTSIFLCLVCAAIWVSVQNKRNSKKLVPDGHAHDLPHSEVRNGAEPAEVSRPQPCVSAQPPNELDFLTQVRMWNSSSEVYQATLV from the exons tgaCTGGCCCAAGGGCAGTGAGTGGGCTAGGGGGCAGGTCAGTGTCTGTGCCATGTCAGTACCATGAAGGATATCAGGAAACTCCAAAATATTGGTGCAGTGGAATAATTTGGCAGAGCTGCTCTAAAGTGGTTGAGACCACAGGGTCGGAGGCCGAGGTGAAGTGGGACAGAGCCTCCATCAGAGACAATCACACCCTGCGCATGTTCACAGTGACCATTGAGAACCTGACACTGGGAGACACTGGGATTTACTGGTGTGGTATAAATCTAagaagcaaaagtgattttaattcCCCTGTTAGCGTGACTGTTCTCCAAG AGTTTTTCTATTCTACTCCATATCCATCTCTATCCTTTCCTCCATCACCAGTTGCACCAAAACCAGAGATGTCGCATCCCACACAGCAGAGTAGTAACTTCTCCTCAGGACCAGAGCTGGAGTCCAGAAG ATACCAACTCAGCAACCATTTCATCCCTTTGCTACTCCTGGGCTTCTTGAAGACCTCCATTTTCCTGTGCCTAGTCTGTGCTGCAATCTGGGTGAGCGTACAGAACAAGAGAAACTCCAAGAAGCTGGTGCCCGATGGACATG CTCATGACCTGCCTCATTCAGAGGTTAGGAATGGAGCAGAACCAGCAGAGGTTAGCAGACCACAGCCCTGTGTATCTGCCCAACCACCGAATGAGCTCGATTTTCTCACACAAGTGAGAATGTGGAACAGCTCCAGTGAAGTCTATCaagctacactggtgtaa